The genomic interval GATCGCGCTAAGGTAGCGCTAATCAGGCAGAACCGTCCTGCTATAAGATCTATATTGATATTTCAAGGGACTGTTGGACTTTTACCATGAAATACTTGACAATCTACTCCATTGTCTCTCTGATTGTACTGTTTGCACCCGATGTGGGCGCCCAGGTAACCGTGCGGGGGACGGTAAGTGACGAAAGAACTGGTGAACCCATGGAGCTTGTAACAGTCGTCATTGAAGGGACCAGTATCGGAACTACTACTTCACCGGAAGGCACATTTGAACTTGAGCTTCGCGGAACTGGTGACATTCTGGTATTCTCGTTTATTGGATATGTGACCCAGCGGATTACACCCCCGATGGATGGCACGGAACTGAATGTGGTCCTTGCTCCATCTATTGAGGACATTGAAGGCTTGGTCGTTGTGGGAACGCGGCGACTCCCCCGGCTTGTGACAGACTCAGCTGTACCTATTGATGTAATCTCTCCCCGGGATCTGCAGAGCACAGCCAGTACGGACATTGACGATATCCTTCGTTCCCAAATTCCCTCGTACAATGTTCAGAGACACGAGATAGATGGATCAACGACCTTTGTCAGGCCTCCAACACTGCGAGGGCTTTCACCTGATAACACGATTCTGCTCGTAAATGGAAAACGTTGCCACCGCTCTGGTTCTGTAGCTCTGTTCGGGAGCGCACTGATTCTCGGTTCGCAGGGACCCGACATGAACATGATTCCGGCTATCGCAATGAAACAGTTCGAAGTACTGCGGGATGGTGCATCCGCTCAATATGGTGCAGATGCAGTTGCGGGTGTTTTCAACCTGCAACTGCGGGATGCCAATCACGGAGTTTCGGTTCGTTCACGGGTAGGCCAATACCATCAAGGCGATGGACGCTATATCTCCATTGCAGCAAATGCGGGCTTCCCCCTGACCGAACAGGGCTTCGTGAACGTCAGTCTTGAGTACCGTGATATGGAACCCACAAATCGCTCTGTAGATCGGGCGGATGCGTTAGCGCTAATGAGTAAGGGCTTCCCAGTCGCCCGAACGGCTCAGGTCTGGGGAAACCCGGATATTGATGATGCCATTACAGGATTTTTCAATGCTGGACTGGATTTGAGCGAATCCATACACCTGTATGCCTTTGGGGGATATGGTCGGCGTTCGGGCAATGGCAGCTACTACCTCAGAGCGCCAGGGGGCAGCACCGCACGGGCCAATGTCTTCAGGTTCGGATCCGGGGACAGTGCTACACGTGCGATTGCGGACCTTGATCCGAATGATGGGATTGATTGCCAGACTCTGAATGATTTACCCTCTCTAGACTCGGATTTCAATGCCGTACAGTCCTTCATCGCAAATTACCGGGGTACATGCTACCTGTTTAATGAGGATTACCCGGGTGGATTTACTCCACGGTTCGGTGCTGATATGTCAGATTTGAGTGCAGTTGCAGGGATACGCGGCGATAGCCCGTCTGGATTTCGATGGGATGTCAGCGCAGGTATGGGAAGAAGTCTCATGGACTACTTCATCCGAAACACCGTCAATGCCTCTTTGGGTCCCAATCAACCGTCTGAATTCCGCCAGCGTGATTTTCTGCAAGAAGAATACAGCGTGAACCTAGATGTATCCTATCCGGTGAACCTTGAAAGCTTTCACTCGCCGCTTAATATCGCGGGGGGAGTACAGTGGCGAACCGAAATATTCGAAACCAAAGCGGGTGATACCAATTCATATTCCATCGGACCCTTCAAAGATCAGGGTTTTTCTGTGGGTTCCAATGGAGATCAGGGAATTCCCCCGGAGTACGCTGGACGCTGGGAGCGTCCGAATTATGCCGCCTATATTGACCTTGAGGCAGACGTCATTCGGACTTTACAGATCGGCATTGCTGGGCGTTATGAAAACTTCTATCAGGACTTTGGAACCACACTCACCGGAAAGGTGGCTGCCTTGTGGCGTGCCACGCCGATATTGAGTTTTCGCGGATCTGTGAGTACGGGAGTTCGTGCACCCACGCCAGGACAAGCCAACCTTCAAAATATTCAGACGAATTTTGACTCCAAAGGGGGGCTGATTGATGCCGGACAGATTCCTTCATATCATCCGATTGCGGAGGCTTTAGGGGGAGAGCCCCTGACCGAAGAATCTGCGGTCAACTTGGCGTTGGGTACCATCCTTCGAATCTCACCAGACCTGGTCCTTACAGCGGATCTATTCAGTATCACTCTTCGCGACCGGATCGCACTCACAGGTAGCATTCCCTTGAATGATGAACTCGCCACAGTTCTCCGCGAATCTGGGCAACTCGCCGGGTTCGAAACACCGCGGGAGGTGAAGTTTTTCTCAAATGACTTTGATACCCGTCAATTTGGCATAGATGTCCTACTTTCCTACGATAAGGAACACAGCAGTGACCGTGCAACTATAGCCAGCATCGCTTACAATTGGACACGTCCTGAATTGCTGAAATTCTCTGATCCCACAACGATCAATTCTTTCTTGGGAAAGCCTCTGACTGAGTCCACTCAGGTCAGTATTCTCTCTCCCAGGCGAAGGATTGAAATGGAACATGTGAATCCTCGCCACCGGATCGTAGCGATGGGTCGTCAAATTATGGGACCCTACCACGGTATGGTTCGTCTGCATTATTACAGCAGCTGGAAAGCATGTCTGTTCTTCAGTTTCTCGTGCACCATTGGCGGCCAGGATGCTCTGAGAACTTACGACGGAAGCTGGATCGTTGATGCAGAGGTAGGATACCGGATCAGTGATCGCTATACTGCCGCGTTTGGAGTCAACAACATTTTTGCAACTGACCGCCCTGCGGATCCGATTGAACGTGACGGACAGGGTAACTCATATGTGCCCAGTACACCATGGGACCAGAACGGAGCCGCATTATATCTGAGACTCTCGGCAGACTTTTAGCCTAAATTCCCCCAAATTCAGTCTGGGAGGATCTCTGATCAAAGTACGCAGCGATCTTGGACACCACT from Rhodothermaceae bacterium carries:
- a CDS encoding TonB-dependent receptor, translated to MKYLTIYSIVSLIVLFAPDVGAQVTVRGTVSDERTGEPMELVTVVIEGTSIGTTTSPEGTFELELRGTGDILVFSFIGYVTQRITPPMDGTELNVVLAPSIEDIEGLVVVGTRRLPRLVTDSAVPIDVISPRDLQSTASTDIDDILRSQIPSYNVQRHEIDGSTTFVRPPTLRGLSPDNTILLVNGKRCHRSGSVALFGSALILGSQGPDMNMIPAIAMKQFEVLRDGASAQYGADAVAGVFNLQLRDANHGVSVRSRVGQYHQGDGRYISIAANAGFPLTEQGFVNVSLEYRDMEPTNRSVDRADALALMSKGFPVARTAQVWGNPDIDDAITGFFNAGLDLSESIHLYAFGGYGRRSGNGSYYLRAPGGSTARANVFRFGSGDSATRAIADLDPNDGIDCQTLNDLPSLDSDFNAVQSFIANYRGTCYLFNEDYPGGFTPRFGADMSDLSAVAGIRGDSPSGFRWDVSAGMGRSLMDYFIRNTVNASLGPNQPSEFRQRDFLQEEYSVNLDVSYPVNLESFHSPLNIAGGVQWRTEIFETKAGDTNSYSIGPFKDQGFSVGSNGDQGIPPEYAGRWERPNYAAYIDLEADVIRTLQIGIAGRYENFYQDFGTTLTGKVAALWRATPILSFRGSVSTGVRAPTPGQANLQNIQTNFDSKGGLIDAGQIPSYHPIAEALGGEPLTEESAVNLALGTILRISPDLVLTADLFSITLRDRIALTGSIPLNDELATVLRESGQLAGFETPREVKFFSNDFDTRQFGIDVLLSYDKEHSSDRATIASIAYNWTRPELLKFSDPTTINSFLGKPLTESTQVSILSPRRRIEMEHVNPRHRIVAMGRQIMGPYHGMVRLHYYSSWKACLFFSFSCTIGGQDALRTYDGSWIVDAEVGYRISDRYTAAFGVNNIFATDRPADPIERDGQGNSYVPSTPWDQNGAALYLRLSADF